A window of the Vibrio pomeroyi genome harbors these coding sequences:
- a CDS encoding IS110 family RNA-guided transposase codes for MSSIHILGIDLGKHCFHAIAHNRCGVEVLRRKFNRNQLLIFLSKIEPTTIAFEACGGAHWLARKCSEFGHQPRLIPPQYVKPYVKGNKNDFIDASAIAEAAGRPTMRFVAVKSEEAQVIAAIHRVRDSYIKERTATMSRIGAILLEFGLSFPKGHAKMKSLFQWLAEQTVSLPKSLLCELISIHEHYKYLNEQIKTQDNKLQTIVNNNESAQLLKTIPGIGDLTSTLCIADVSSPNNFTNGREMAAWLGLVPRQFSTGGKTKLLGMSKRGNKHLRTLFVHGARAVLSRLETTGKVFGEWLANLRATKPFNVVVVALANKLVRIAWAVLYHRQAFKAV; via the coding sequence ATGTCTTCTATTCATATTTTAGGTATCGACCTAGGTAAACATTGCTTCCATGCTATCGCACATAACCGTTGTGGAGTGGAGGTGCTTCGTCGTAAATTTAATCGTAACCAACTCTTAATCTTTCTTAGTAAAATAGAACCAACAACTATTGCTTTCGAAGCCTGTGGCGGTGCTCATTGGCTTGCTCGAAAGTGTAGTGAGTTTGGTCATCAACCCCGACTTATTCCTCCTCAGTATGTAAAGCCTTATGTCAAAGGCAATAAAAACGATTTCATCGATGCTTCAGCGATCGCAGAGGCTGCGGGTCGACCGACCATGAGGTTTGTAGCTGTAAAAAGTGAAGAGGCTCAAGTCATCGCAGCGATTCATCGAGTCAGAGATAGTTATATCAAGGAGAGAACTGCCACTATGTCGCGGATCGGCGCGATCTTACTTGAGTTCGGCCTTAGCTTTCCCAAAGGGCATGCAAAGATGAAGTCTCTGTTTCAATGGTTAGCTGAACAAACCGTCTCATTACCAAAAAGCTTGCTATGTGAATTGATATCTATCCACGAACATTACAAGTACCTTAATGAACAAATCAAAACTCAAGATAACAAGCTTCAAACTATTGTTAATAACAATGAAAGTGCTCAATTATTAAAAACTATCCCTGGAATTGGCGATCTTACCTCCACATTGTGTATAGCCGATGTAAGCTCTCCGAATAACTTTACCAATGGCCGTGAGATGGCGGCTTGGTTGGGGCTTGTGCCAAGGCAATTCTCAACGGGAGGAAAGACCAAACTACTTGGTATGAGTAAACGAGGGAATAAACACCTCAGAACTCTGTTTGTCCATGGGGCAAGGGCTGTACTCTCTAGACTAGAGACGACAGGGAAAGTGTTCGGAGAGTGGCTTGCGAACCTACGAGCCACCAAACCATTTAATGTAGTGGTAGTCGCATTAGCCAACAAGCTAGTGAGGATAGCTTGGGCGGTGTTATACCACCGCCAAGCTTTTAAGGCTGTTTAG
- a CDS encoding adenylosuccinate synthase — MPSIVVVGANWGDEGKGRIVDFLADQASASIRFQGGNNAGHTVVNDFGTFKLHQLPSGSFNPDCTAVLGPGMVISPSALAEEIAEVQAAGIKVKMAISDRATLCLPLHALEDTLEEERLGDGAYGSTRQGIAPAYGDRVMKKGILVGWLNQPEILEQRIQFLLDWKMPQLRALYPQCDFTQTASEMTEWLLEVTKAWRPFICNVTEPLKALQSQDANLLFEAQLGAGRDLVYGEYPWTTSSNVTAAYAGIGSGLPALRPERVIAVAKSFSSSVGTGTLVTAMEEQDSFRESSNEYGATTGRPRDMGYFDAVATRNGVDLQAATEIALTKIDCLSGLSELKICTAYSGEHTENPIWPQTAELKPVYEDMAGWDEDITGCRTFESLPQAAQDYVTRIEELMGVPIVMVSVGPEREQMIIRA, encoded by the coding sequence ATGCCATCTATTGTTGTTGTAGGCGCAAACTGGGGCGACGAAGGCAAAGGCCGTATCGTTGATTTTTTAGCAGATCAAGCTTCTGCTAGCATTCGCTTTCAAGGCGGAAACAATGCTGGCCATACCGTAGTAAACGACTTCGGTACGTTCAAACTGCATCAACTGCCTAGTGGTTCTTTTAATCCTGATTGTACGGCGGTTCTTGGCCCTGGCATGGTGATAAGCCCATCTGCGTTAGCTGAAGAGATTGCAGAAGTACAAGCGGCTGGTATCAAAGTTAAGATGGCGATTTCAGACCGCGCGACACTATGTCTGCCTTTGCATGCTCTTGAAGATACACTTGAAGAAGAACGTTTGGGCGATGGCGCTTACGGTTCAACACGTCAAGGTATTGCACCTGCTTACGGCGACCGCGTGATGAAAAAAGGTATTCTTGTGGGTTGGTTGAATCAACCTGAGATTCTAGAGCAGCGTATTCAATTCCTGCTTGATTGGAAAATGCCTCAGCTTAGAGCGCTATACCCTCAATGTGATTTCACTCAGACTGCTTCTGAAATGACAGAGTGGCTACTTGAAGTGACTAAGGCTTGGCGTCCGTTCATTTGCAACGTGACGGAACCACTTAAAGCACTTCAATCACAAGACGCGAACCTGCTGTTTGAAGCTCAGTTAGGTGCAGGCCGTGATCTTGTCTACGGTGAATACCCTTGGACGACGTCTTCTAATGTAACTGCAGCTTACGCAGGTATCGGTAGTGGTTTACCTGCCCTTCGCCCTGAACGTGTTATTGCCGTTGCTAAATCGTTCAGCTCATCAGTGGGTACTGGCACGCTAGTAACAGCAATGGAAGAACAAGACAGCTTCCGCGAAAGCTCTAACGAATATGGCGCAACAACGGGTCGACCGCGCGATATGGGCTACTTTGATGCAGTAGCAACTCGCAACGGCGTTGACCTGCAAGCCGCGACTGAAATCGCACTGACTAAGATTGATTGCCTGTCTGGTTTATCTGAACTTAAGATCTGTACCGCTTACTCAGGTGAACACACAGAGAACCCAATTTGGCCACAAACTGCTGAACTAAAACCTGTATATGAAGATATGGCAGGTTGGGACGAGGACATCACTGGCTGCCGCACATTTGAGAGCCTTCCTCAAGCCGCACAAGATTACGTAACTCGTATCGAAGAATTGATGGGCGTGCCAATTGTGATGGTATCGGTAGGTCCTGAGCGCGAGCAAATGATCATTCGAGCTTAG
- a CDS encoding LysR family transcriptional regulator — MMLDINLLKTFVTLAEYKHFGKAANALHMTQPNVSLHLKQLEQQTRIKLIERSPFQLTQAGERLLETSQRTLLELQICQADLNAINDLKIGTLTIAVSDIISRFLLIRPFQKFKAQYPGIDLTLLNTTSSQASSLVKNAQADLGFVIAKEQQNESLYFTKLQELSWCALGDGLDIQSANNSIESESEDEGAEAELTLILLGHDTRTRDFIDEGLPSLNLPNHRVMEVGSVDAQIDWAEAGFGVAIIPEFAISTKQHLKSKVTPLMNFSSTSLGYIVRQNQVLSKATKQLLGWVNDEITLLQNQ; from the coding sequence ATGATGCTTGATATCAATTTGTTGAAAACGTTTGTGACGCTCGCGGAGTACAAACATTTCGGGAAAGCGGCTAATGCACTACACATGACGCAGCCTAATGTGAGCTTGCATCTAAAGCAGTTAGAACAACAAACACGCATCAAGTTGATAGAGCGAAGCCCATTTCAACTGACTCAAGCGGGCGAGCGGTTATTAGAGACAAGCCAAAGAACGTTACTCGAACTGCAAATTTGTCAGGCCGATCTCAATGCGATTAACGACCTTAAAATAGGGACATTAACCATTGCCGTGAGTGACATCATTTCTCGATTCTTGTTGATTCGTCCTTTCCAGAAGTTCAAAGCGCAATATCCGGGTATCGACTTAACTTTGTTGAATACCACGTCGTCTCAGGCATCGAGCTTAGTTAAGAATGCTCAGGCAGATCTTGGGTTCGTGATTGCGAAAGAACAGCAAAACGAGTCGCTTTATTTTACCAAACTGCAAGAGCTTTCATGGTGTGCACTCGGCGATGGATTGGATATCCAAAGCGCAAATAATTCGATAGAAAGTGAGTCCGAAGATGAAGGTGCAGAAGCGGAATTGACTTTGATTCTACTGGGTCATGATACGAGAACACGTGACTTCATCGATGAAGGTTTACCAAGCTTAAACCTACCTAATCACAGAGTTATGGAAGTAGGGAGTGTAGATGCTCAAATCGACTGGGCAGAAGCGGGGTTTGGGGTCGCTATCATTCCTGAGTTTGCGATATCAACCAAGCAGCACCTGAAATCCAAAGTGACACCATTGATGAATTTCTCTAGCACCAGCCTTGGCTACATCGTGAGGCAGAATCAAGTCTTGTCGAAAGCGACCAAGCAACTATTAGGCTGGGTGAATGATGAGATTACCCTGTTGCAAAACCAATAA
- the dmeF gene encoding CDF family Co(II)/Ni(II) efflux transporter DmeF, whose amino-acid sequence MSSPTRHQHNFSSHNQQGEKRTFYVLLLTVVTMVVEIIAGTIYGSMALLADGWHMGTHAAAFGITLFAYRYAKKHADSERFSFGTGKVSVLGGYTSAIALGIVALLMLVESVHRLFNPQAIQFNEAIIVACIGLTVNVVSMFLLGDHHHDHGHHHGHEHSHSEHKGHSHNHQHEGHQEHAEHKGHHHDHNLRAAYMHVLADTLTSLLAIVALLFGKFYGWNWLDAAMGMVGAVVIAKWTMNLMKQTSPILLDQNIDDEYRNGITEALAPYAAVTDLHMWKVSGHHYSAAITLESNSDKSVSEYKQMLAKFDKINHLTLEVHSNGHAKYRTA is encoded by the coding sequence TTGAGTTCTCCAACACGCCATCAACACAACTTCTCTTCACACAATCAACAAGGTGAAAAACGCACTTTCTACGTTCTCTTGTTAACTGTCGTCACCATGGTTGTCGAGATTATTGCCGGTACTATTTACGGTTCTATGGCGCTGCTTGCTGATGGCTGGCACATGGGAACGCATGCAGCAGCGTTTGGTATTACCTTGTTCGCATACCGTTACGCCAAGAAGCATGCTGACAGTGAACGTTTCTCTTTCGGTACGGGCAAAGTCAGTGTATTAGGCGGTTACACCAGTGCGATAGCATTGGGTATTGTGGCGTTGTTGATGCTGGTGGAGTCAGTACATCGCTTGTTCAACCCACAGGCTATTCAGTTTAATGAAGCGATTATTGTTGCGTGTATTGGTTTGACAGTGAATGTCGTGAGTATGTTTTTGCTAGGGGATCATCATCATGACCACGGACATCATCATGGACACGAACACTCTCATTCTGAACATAAGGGACACAGCCACAATCATCAACATGAAGGACATCAAGAACACGCAGAGCACAAAGGGCACCATCACGATCACAACTTGCGTGCGGCCTACATGCACGTCTTGGCTGATACATTGACTTCTCTGTTAGCGATCGTTGCTCTACTATTTGGTAAGTTTTACGGTTGGAACTGGTTGGATGCCGCAATGGGTATGGTTGGTGCGGTTGTGATTGCCAAATGGACAATGAACCTTATGAAACAGACAAGTCCAATCTTACTCGATCAGAATATTGACGATGAGTATCGAAACGGCATAACTGAAGCCTTAGCTCCTTATGCTGCCGTAACCGACTTACACATGTGGAAGGTGAGCGGGCATCACTACTCAGCGGCGATTACTCTTGAATCAAACAGCGATAAAAGCGTCTCTGAATATAAACAAATGCTCGCCAAGTTTGATAAGATTAATCATCTTACTCTTGAAGTGCACTCAAACGGCCATGCGAAATATAGAACAGCTTAA
- a CDS encoding MarR family winged helix-turn-helix transcriptional regulator has product MRNIEQLNQILTEFYDKMSSWEQSVVKETGYSLAQVHTIEVLGMHGALRMKELAEKLGITTGTLTVQIEKLVKAELIERHEHPTDRRAIVVALTDEGQKIHVHHNQLHLNLVNELTQDIEEDEKAVLLKCLTKMVKAF; this is encoded by the coding sequence ATGCGAAATATAGAACAGCTTAATCAAATACTGACTGAGTTCTACGATAAAATGTCTTCGTGGGAGCAATCTGTTGTCAAAGAAACGGGTTATTCCTTAGCACAAGTACATACCATCGAAGTGCTTGGTATGCATGGTGCGTTAAGAATGAAAGAGCTAGCAGAAAAGCTAGGCATCACTACTGGCACACTTACTGTTCAAATTGAGAAGTTGGTTAAGGCGGAGTTGATTGAACGCCATGAGCACCCAACGGATCGTCGTGCGATTGTGGTGGCATTGACCGATGAAGGTCAGAAGATCCACGTTCATCACAACCAACTTCACTTGAACCTTGTTAATGAGTTAACGCAAGACATCGAAGAAGATGAGAAAGCCGTATTGCTAAAATGCCTGACTAAGATGGTAAAAGCGTTTTAG
- a CDS encoding methyl-accepting chemotaxis protein — translation MISLLFTTSHFADTSAKMSEAKLVTKELEVRLLNLRRNEKDFLLRSDMKYLDKFDQNYNKFLASESQLATILSDLDLVNSTHLREDIETYHTSFVNLVRATEVYGLARDKGLLGQFHEILDTISAQVTGDQKVELYLFNDLIEKGEFDPSVLSLTSSAMAANSGALIEAAKQVVEQKQVIGLKHNVGLLGETRSGSHAIETQFKEFSAVLEQETQQLMDRLSLINNILCLAVLASIILFSWLIVRSIVGKIESLLSVIRNIVDSNDVSIRSTENGKDELGTLGEYFNQLLDQLEGLIAASQSKSLQLTQSTSNMHDELESVIKQFEVQANHTSTMTTSVQEMVLTIGEISESTSVAAEGVHQAKVNADKGREVVVDTINNITQLSERLSSSQDSISSLNHHVDQIGDAVNIIQGIAEQTNLLALNAAIEAARAGEQGRGFAVVADEVRALASRTHQSTTEITSVVTAIQSQMNASMTEIGECNQQGQLTLKDSEELDASLQLILSDMESIQGNSERIASAIEEQGAVMAQVSDSITELNTISNDNNASAQHCLIEVDKVAEQANDMDQAVAQFKTS, via the coding sequence ATGATTTCATTGCTGTTCACCACCTCACATTTTGCAGACACTAGCGCTAAAATGAGCGAAGCCAAGTTAGTGACTAAAGAACTAGAGGTTCGCTTGTTAAACCTGCGACGCAATGAGAAGGATTTCTTATTGCGTAGCGACATGAAATACCTTGATAAATTTGACCAAAACTACAACAAATTCTTAGCGTCTGAATCTCAGCTCGCCACCATTCTTAGTGACTTGGATTTGGTCAACAGCACGCATTTACGTGAAGACATCGAAACCTACCACACAAGCTTCGTGAACCTAGTAAGAGCCACGGAAGTGTATGGTTTAGCGAGAGACAAAGGCCTACTTGGTCAATTCCACGAGATTTTAGATACCATCAGTGCGCAAGTCACTGGCGACCAAAAAGTTGAGTTGTATCTGTTTAACGATCTGATCGAAAAGGGTGAGTTTGATCCGAGTGTTCTTTCTCTTACTTCAAGTGCAATGGCGGCGAACTCTGGTGCTTTAATAGAAGCGGCAAAGCAAGTGGTCGAACAAAAGCAAGTTATCGGTTTAAAACACAACGTTGGCTTATTGGGTGAAACACGCTCTGGCTCTCATGCAATTGAAACTCAGTTCAAAGAGTTCTCTGCGGTACTTGAGCAAGAAACCCAACAGCTGATGGACCGACTTTCTCTCATCAACAACATCTTATGTCTTGCGGTACTGGCATCGATCATCTTGTTTAGCTGGTTAATCGTTCGTTCTATCGTCGGTAAGATTGAGTCTCTGCTTTCAGTCATTCGCAATATTGTTGACTCAAATGATGTGTCTATCCGTTCAACTGAAAATGGCAAAGATGAACTGGGTACGTTAGGCGAGTACTTCAACCAACTGTTGGACCAACTTGAAGGTTTGATTGCTGCGTCTCAGTCTAAATCTCTACAACTAACTCAAAGCACTTCGAATATGCATGATGAGCTAGAGTCAGTGATCAAACAGTTTGAGGTTCAAGCGAACCACACCTCGACCATGACCACATCCGTACAAGAGATGGTGCTGACGATTGGTGAAATCTCGGAAAGTACGTCGGTTGCGGCTGAAGGGGTTCATCAAGCGAAAGTGAATGCAGATAAAGGCCGTGAAGTGGTTGTCGATACCATCAACAATATTACTCAGTTGTCTGAACGTCTATCAAGCAGCCAAGACTCAATCAGCTCACTGAACCATCATGTTGATCAAATCGGCGATGCAGTAAACATTATCCAAGGTATTGCAGAACAAACCAACCTGCTGGCATTGAATGCAGCGATCGAAGCGGCACGTGCGGGTGAGCAAGGTCGAGGCTTTGCCGTTGTAGCAGACGAAGTACGTGCATTGGCAAGCAGAACGCATCAATCAACTACTGAAATCACCAGTGTTGTTACTGCGATCCAAAGCCAAATGAACGCTTCAATGACCGAGATTGGCGAGTGTAACCAACAAGGCCAATTAACTCTGAAAGATTCTGAAGAGCTAGATGCCAGCCTACAGCTGATCTTAAGTGACATGGAGAGTATTCAAGGTAACTCTGAACGTATTGCATCAGCGATTGAAGAGCAGGGCGCAGTGATGGCACAAGTGAGTGATTCAATCACAGAGTTGAACACCATCTCGAATGACAACAATGCTTCAGCTCAACACTGTTTGATTGAAGTCGATAAAGTCGCAGAGCAAGCGAATGATATGGACCAAGCCGTAGCACAGTTCAAGACTTCGTAA
- a CDS encoding PAS factor family protein has protein sequence MNTTTTLIYDTLKGLAAQAPEQHAEIRQRLYEQLSLPFNQQLSLYANVLGPISSGKLSGCDNIDKAVGLALEVLEGRSK, from the coding sequence ATGAACACGACTACAACTCTCATTTATGACACTTTAAAAGGCCTTGCTGCCCAGGCTCCTGAGCAACATGCCGAGATCCGCCAGCGATTATATGAGCAATTAAGCTTGCCGTTTAACCAACAACTTTCCTTATATGCCAATGTGTTAGGGCCTATCAGTTCAGGAAAGTTGTCGGGCTGCGACAATATTGATAAAGCTGTAGGTTTAGCGCTCGAAGTCTTAGAAGGCAGAAGTAAGTAA
- a CDS encoding undecaprenyl-phosphate glucose phosphotransferase, which produces MISKENQIQNGEYESIVAHKMLDLLIIVTTLLTASWLYLGNIPKNYFILAGLGCVIYLLFAQSFELYRNQDFTTTYQKTQRLTMCWAMTVLVILMLAFFAKRSEVHSRVVIAIWLMAVPYFMVSARALTRLSKQKRFAQNQYQNKAIVIGATEAGYHMAGALEKRDSILTFEGIYDDTETSTNQQAASATDGVVAYPIKGDIKQALVLAKERNFKHVFIALQPLGTEKVKALVEEFSDSTARVYVVPNLQTFDLMQSRWRTINGVPTVSVHDTPFNGVRTVIKRIEDVVASTLILTLISPVLAAVSIGVKLSSPGPIIFKQKRYGLDGKEILIWKFRSMSTQDNGSVVKQATKNDPRVTKFGAFIRKTSLDELPQFINVLQGRMSIVGPRPHAVAHNEEYRQIVGKYMLRHKVKPGITGLAQVSGYRGETDTIEKMEKRVEYDLKYIRTWSLWLDIKIIVMTVFKGFVGKTAY; this is translated from the coding sequence ATGATTTCAAAAGAAAATCAGATACAAAATGGTGAATACGAAAGTATCGTCGCTCACAAAATGTTGGACTTACTTATCATCGTTACGACATTGCTCACAGCAAGTTGGTTGTACTTAGGAAACATCCCAAAGAACTACTTCATTCTGGCTGGTTTAGGCTGCGTGATTTATTTGTTGTTTGCTCAGAGCTTTGAGCTATACCGCAATCAAGATTTTACGACCACTTATCAAAAGACTCAGCGACTCACTATGTGTTGGGCCATGACGGTATTGGTTATTCTCATGTTGGCTTTTTTCGCTAAGCGATCAGAAGTCCATTCTAGAGTTGTGATCGCGATTTGGTTAATGGCAGTGCCATATTTCATGGTTTCTGCCCGTGCGCTGACACGATTAAGCAAACAAAAGCGATTTGCGCAAAACCAGTATCAAAACAAAGCCATCGTCATCGGAGCGACTGAAGCGGGCTATCACATGGCAGGAGCACTTGAAAAACGAGATTCAATTTTAACTTTTGAGGGTATTTACGATGACACAGAAACGAGCACTAACCAACAAGCAGCGAGCGCAACTGATGGAGTCGTGGCTTATCCGATCAAAGGCGATATTAAACAAGCGTTGGTTCTAGCTAAAGAAAGAAACTTCAAACACGTTTTTATCGCGTTGCAACCATTGGGTACAGAAAAGGTGAAAGCCTTGGTTGAAGAGTTCTCGGATTCGACCGCTCGTGTTTATGTTGTTCCGAACTTACAAACGTTCGACTTAATGCAGTCGCGTTGGCGAACCATTAATGGTGTACCAACCGTAAGCGTGCATGACACACCATTCAATGGCGTGCGAACAGTTATTAAACGTATTGAAGACGTTGTGGCTTCGACCCTTATCTTAACCCTTATATCACCAGTGCTCGCCGCTGTCTCTATTGGTGTGAAGCTAAGTTCGCCAGGGCCAATTATCTTCAAACAGAAGCGTTATGGGCTTGATGGAAAAGAAATCTTGATTTGGAAATTCCGTTCAATGAGCACACAAGATAATGGATCAGTTGTGAAACAAGCGACAAAGAACGACCCGCGAGTGACGAAGTTTGGCGCTTTTATTCGCAAAACCTCACTTGATGAGCTACCCCAGTTCATCAACGTTTTGCAGGGCCGTATGTCGATAGTTGGGCCAAGACCACATGCAGTGGCACATAACGAAGAGTATCGCCAAATTGTAGGTAAATATATGCTTCGCCACAAAGTGAAGCCGGGGATCACTGGCTTAGCACAAGTGAGTGGCTACCGAGGCGAAACAGACACAATCGAAAAGATGGAAAAGCGCGTCGAGTACGACCTGAAATACATCCGCACTTGGTCTCTTTGGTTGGATATCAAAATCATAGTGATGACGGTATTCAAAGGCTTCGTCGGTAAAACGGCTTATTAA
- a CDS encoding polysaccharide biosynthesis/export family protein — MFKKLYGSLVVMLTVFASTVIHAKADPTLYTLTAGDTISITVYGEDNLTIEELKIDNRETVDYPYLGKITLGGKTLEQLQQEITKGLKGNVLINPKVNVSIVEYRNIYVNGLVNKPGGYEYEPDLTVQEAISLAGGVLTKYRRSAKVYLISEGEYEGYTSEELSKAFESDTEDEVALYQKIKPGDTLHVIGSFW; from the coding sequence ATGTTTAAAAAGCTATATGGTTCTTTAGTGGTAATGCTAACCGTGTTTGCATCTACCGTAATCCACGCAAAAGCCGATCCGACTCTTTACACACTAACTGCTGGCGACACGATCAGCATTACTGTGTACGGAGAAGACAACCTAACGATTGAAGAACTTAAAATCGATAACCGCGAAACGGTCGATTACCCATACCTAGGAAAAATTACCCTAGGCGGTAAAACGCTAGAACAGCTTCAACAAGAGATCACCAAAGGCTTGAAAGGCAACGTGCTGATCAATCCAAAAGTGAACGTATCGATTGTTGAATACCGCAATATCTACGTTAACGGCCTAGTGAATAAGCCAGGCGGTTATGAATACGAACCAGACCTGACTGTACAAGAGGCGATCTCTTTAGCGGGTGGTGTGTTAACCAAATACCGTCGCAGTGCCAAGGTTTACCTGATATCAGAAGGTGAATATGAAGGTTATACGTCTGAAGAGCTATCAAAGGCGTTTGAAAGCGACACAGAAGACGAAGTAGCGCTGTATCAGAAGATTAAGCCGGGCGATACGTTGCACGTCATTGGTTCATTTTGGTAA